The Fervidibacillus albus genome contains a region encoding:
- a CDS encoding S8 family serine peptidase has protein sequence MLVVLFVLMFQSVAFGMGTQTNNSSQGKISVPTIGTEKPNVKLSEKIEKTMDPDEEIRIIVELDKEPAITEATKKGVLYKELSESVRDNLEATIEKEQTNVTKTIQSVVPGAEVLEQFTTVFNGFSMEVKAKDVEKIEEISGVKAVYESVEYERPEETPEMISSKDIIEARQVWNDYGYDGEGMVVGIIDTGIDYTHKDMVLTNPENASLTEDYVNGLLDDGTIAAGKYFTSKVPFGYNYMDKNDEIRDLGPNATMHGMHVAGTVGANGDEENGGIKGVAPEVQLLALKVFGNDPVFGSTYDDIYVKAIDDAIKLDADVLNLSLGSPAGFVDETSPSQQAIKNASDNGILVSISAGNENMYGDGYFYPYASNPDYGLVGSPSVANESLSVASFENDTITTSKLEYAIADEESGSAPFLNANDMELTLGESIELVYAGLGKPEDFEGKDFEGKFALIQRGELAFVDKTLNAQAAGASGVIIFNNTDGVVNMATDASIVIPQLFMLKSDGDKLAAALEEGKSVTVTFTDETTMVPSDTAGLMSDFTSWGLTPDLEFKPEITAPGGNIYSTLNDDQYGMMSGTSMAAPHVSGGSALVMEKVKEDFGLTGSELVERTKQLLMNTAKPVEFDGAYVSPRRQGAGLMQLHAALSTPAIVTDATTGEAKVALKEITDNVVTFQLKVDNLSDEDLTYEVTGTAQTDAPVNAGDYFVTLPNDFGAITLSDTVTVNGETTTTIEVPANGSTTFDVTIDVTDWDDTFLYYFENGYWLDGFVTLTDPTDTNPELTVPFVGFKGDWDAAPIFDYYAWDPMTYWGMTFLVDDLGYIINGGVFEEDFNPERFAFSPNDDGQFDMAVPIFSLFRNVKELKVSVLDEEGNTLRTIRTEKNYRKTYSNITSYPYVYDNDFGWDGYIDGELAPEGNYIVEVSGVIDYEGAEWQSIQFPVKVDYTAPEANVEFDLDTNTVSISDVVDEGSGADYWEVYVNGYYYDYYPMTETEVQLDGIEEKDQITVVVWDTALNHSEYNFTIPGEDEADSPIIYVYSPNHYDGFSDSEVYVYGSVEDDSNITSLTINGEEADYFDGEFFDHVLTLEDGVQDVVVKAVDEHGNESQIVRTVLVDTEDPSIEVGSFPSLTGDEKITVPVTIKDNFDDIRLYVNGDEKFVHELSEPLDMVEYNETIDLELDLVDGTNTLTLEVTDVVGNQTEQVIEIEKLESAENVVVADEVSVIEQSEDQNVDEVVVEVPELTDQLSEMNVIVSQPALKAVSDSGKSLVVKSGALETEFGNSVITDLQTSDIVTFSLALAADTDVETDGSVVSDVYEFSVVSETDDVQTEVNEFEEPVKLTVPVTEAVNDSRKAAAYYVTEDGLEYAGGKYDEGTFKFSTYHFSQFVIIERDQSFDDVKDHWAKDEVEVLASRMITNGQSETEFNPEGKVTRAEFAVLLARALKLPTESYEGIFTDVSEDLDWAYSGIEAAYRAGIVKGVSEEEFAPNEEITREQMAVMIIRAIEYANSELLDGLDTSKAFADEDQISSYALEDVRQAASLGIVEGRGQNKFEPKEDATRAEAAVMIYRLLDVLEEL, from the coding sequence GTGTTAGTTGTGTTATTTGTACTAATGTTCCAATCGGTCGCTTTCGGAATGGGGACCCAAACAAACAATTCGTCTCAAGGGAAAATCTCTGTTCCAACGATAGGAACCGAAAAACCAAACGTTAAATTGTCTGAAAAGATTGAAAAAACAATGGATCCTGATGAAGAGATCCGAATCATCGTAGAGTTGGATAAAGAGCCAGCGATTACGGAGGCTACGAAGAAAGGAGTGTTGTATAAGGAGCTTTCTGAATCAGTACGAGATAATCTTGAAGCGACTATAGAAAAGGAACAAACAAATGTAACGAAAACCATTCAATCTGTTGTTCCAGGTGCCGAAGTATTGGAACAATTTACGACGGTTTTTAACGGCTTTTCTATGGAAGTGAAAGCAAAAGATGTGGAAAAAATTGAAGAAATCTCAGGTGTAAAAGCTGTTTATGAATCGGTTGAATATGAACGGCCGGAAGAAACTCCGGAAATGATCAGTTCCAAGGATATCATTGAAGCAAGACAAGTATGGAATGATTATGGGTATGACGGAGAAGGAATGGTCGTCGGTATTATTGATACAGGAATCGATTATACCCATAAAGATATGGTCTTAACGAATCCGGAGAATGCAAGTTTAACAGAAGATTATGTAAATGGATTACTTGATGATGGAACGATTGCTGCAGGGAAGTATTTTACAAGTAAAGTTCCATTCGGCTACAACTACATGGATAAAAATGATGAAATTCGAGACTTAGGTCCAAATGCCACTATGCATGGCATGCACGTTGCAGGTACAGTTGGAGCCAACGGAGATGAAGAAAATGGTGGCATTAAAGGGGTAGCACCGGAAGTACAGCTTTTGGCATTAAAGGTTTTCGGAAATGATCCTGTATTCGGTTCTACATATGATGATATTTATGTAAAAGCAATTGACGATGCTATTAAGCTTGACGCTGATGTTTTGAATCTTTCTTTAGGATCACCAGCAGGGTTTGTTGATGAGACTTCACCGTCACAACAAGCGATAAAAAATGCTTCAGATAATGGAATTCTCGTCTCTATATCAGCAGGAAATGAAAATATGTACGGTGACGGATATTTTTATCCATATGCTTCCAACCCGGATTACGGATTAGTCGGTTCACCGAGTGTGGCAAATGAATCCCTTTCTGTCGCATCCTTCGAAAATGATACGATTACAACAAGTAAACTTGAATATGCCATTGCCGATGAAGAATCCGGTAGTGCACCATTCCTAAATGCGAACGATATGGAACTCACTTTAGGTGAAAGTATTGAACTCGTATATGCGGGTCTCGGAAAACCTGAGGACTTTGAAGGAAAAGATTTTGAAGGAAAATTCGCACTCATTCAGCGTGGAGAACTTGCCTTTGTCGACAAAACATTAAACGCCCAAGCGGCTGGTGCATCTGGTGTTATTATATTTAACAATACGGATGGCGTCGTGAACATGGCGACGGATGCTTCAATCGTTATTCCTCAATTGTTTATGTTAAAAAGTGATGGAGATAAATTGGCTGCCGCATTGGAAGAAGGAAAATCTGTCACTGTCACATTTACTGATGAAACGACGATGGTTCCAAGTGATACTGCAGGATTAATGAGCGATTTCACATCATGGGGACTTACACCAGACCTTGAATTCAAACCAGAAATTACAGCACCTGGAGGAAATATTTATTCAACACTTAATGACGACCAGTACGGAATGATGAGTGGTACGTCGATGGCTGCACCACACGTATCGGGTGGATCTGCCCTCGTAATGGAAAAAGTTAAGGAAGATTTTGGACTAACCGGTTCCGAATTAGTTGAGAGAACCAAACAACTTTTAATGAATACGGCAAAACCGGTTGAATTTGATGGTGCTTACGTTTCACCTCGTCGACAAGGTGCAGGGCTTATGCAACTTCATGCTGCACTATCTACACCGGCCATTGTAACGGACGCTACAACAGGAGAAGCAAAAGTTGCGTTAAAAGAAATCACCGATAACGTAGTTACATTCCAACTCAAGGTCGATAACTTATCTGATGAAGACCTCACCTATGAAGTAACTGGAACTGCACAAACGGATGCACCGGTGAATGCTGGAGATTACTTTGTTACTTTACCTAATGATTTTGGAGCAATCACCCTTTCAGATACCGTAACGGTAAATGGTGAAACGACGACAACTATTGAAGTACCTGCTAACGGTTCAACAACATTTGATGTCACAATCGATGTAACGGATTGGGATGACACCTTTTTATACTATTTCGAAAACGGCTACTGGTTAGATGGTTTCGTCACGTTGACGGATCCGACCGATACGAATCCGGAATTAACTGTCCCATTTGTTGGATTTAAAGGTGATTGGGATGCAGCACCAATCTTTGACTATTATGCATGGGATCCGATGACGTATTGGGGAATGACCTTCTTAGTAGATGATTTGGGTTATATTATCAATGGTGGCGTTTTTGAAGAAGATTTTAATCCAGAACGCTTTGCATTTTCTCCGAATGATGATGGTCAATTTGACATGGCAGTACCAATTTTCTCTTTATTCAGAAATGTTAAGGAATTGAAGGTGTCTGTACTGGACGAAGAAGGAAATACTCTACGGACCATTCGAACGGAGAAAAACTATAGGAAAACCTACTCCAATATCACTTCATACCCATATGTGTATGACAATGATTTCGGATGGGATGGATATATCGATGGCGAATTGGCGCCTGAAGGCAATTATATTGTTGAAGTCAGTGGTGTCATTGACTATGAAGGTGCCGAATGGCAAAGCATCCAATTCCCTGTAAAAGTCGATTACACCGCACCTGAAGCGAATGTCGAATTTGATCTTGATACAAATACCGTATCGATTTCCGATGTTGTCGATGAAGGCAGTGGTGCAGACTATTGGGAAGTATATGTGAATGGATATTACTATGATTACTACCCAATGACCGAAACAGAAGTTCAATTAGATGGCATCGAAGAGAAAGATCAAATTACAGTCGTCGTTTGGGATACTGCTTTAAATCATTCTGAGTATAACTTCACAATACCTGGTGAAGATGAAGCAGATAGCCCAATCATCTATGTATACTCACCGAATCATTATGATGGATTTTCTGATTCCGAAGTATATGTATATGGATCGGTAGAAGATGATTCCAATATCACTTCTTTAACAATCAATGGTGAAGAAGCGGATTATTTTGATGGTGAATTTTTCGACCACGTATTAACCCTTGAAGACGGCGTACAGGATGTTGTTGTCAAAGCCGTTGATGAACACGGAAATGAAAGCCAGATTGTTCGGACAGTTCTCGTTGATACAGAAGATCCGAGCATTGAAGTTGGTTCATTCCCATCGTTAACGGGGGACGAAAAAATTACCGTACCTGTTACCATCAAAGATAATTTCGATGACATTCGCTTGTATGTAAATGGTGACGAGAAATTTGTTCATGAACTCAGCGAACCTCTTGATATGGTTGAGTATAACGAAACGATTGATCTTGAACTTGATTTAGTCGATGGAACAAATACATTAACGTTAGAAGTAACTGACGTCGTTGGAAATCAAACGGAGCAAGTTATTGAAATTGAAAAACTGGAATCTGCTGAAAATGTCGTCGTAGCAGACGAAGTATCAGTCATTGAACAATCGGAAGATCAAAATGTAGATGAAGTGGTTGTAGAAGTCCCTGAACTGACAGACCAACTAAGTGAGATGAATGTAATAGTATCACAACCGGCATTGAAGGCAGTTTCTGATTCAGGAAAATCACTAGTAGTTAAATCCGGCGCTTTAGAAACGGAATTTGGAAATTCGGTAATTACCGATTTGCAAACATCAGATATCGTAACATTCTCCCTTGCATTAGCAGCAGACACTGATGTTGAAACCGATGGATCGGTCGTTTCCGATGTATATGAATTTTCTGTTGTATCAGAAACTGATGATGTTCAAACTGAAGTGAATGAGTTTGAAGAACCTGTTAAACTCACTGTTCCGGTGACTGAAGCAGTTAATGATTCGCGTAAAGCTGCCGCATATTATGTGACTGAGGACGGTTTAGAATATGCAGGTGGTAAATATGATGAAGGAACATTTAAATTCAGTACTTACCACTTCTCTCAATTCGTAATCATTGAACGGGATCAAAGCTTCGATGATGTAAAAGATCATTGGGCGAAAGATGAGGTCGAAGTACTGGCTTCTCGGATGATTACGAATGGACAATCGGAAACGGAATTTAACCCAGAAGGAAAAGTCACACGTGCTGAATTTGCTGTCCTTCTTGCACGCGCATTAAAATTACCGACTGAATCTTATGAAGGAATATTTACTGACGTATCCGAAGATCTCGATTGGGCTTATTCGGGCATTGAAGCAGCATATAGAGCAGGTATTGTAAAAGGCGTTTCTGAAGAAGAATTTGCACCGAATGAAGAAATTACCCGTGAACAAATGGCTGTTATGATTATCCGTGCCATTGAATATGCCAATTCCGAACTTCTGGACGGTTTAGATACGAGCAAAGCATTTGCGGACGAAGATCAAATTAGTTCCTATGCACTAGAAGATGTGAGACAAGCTGCTTCTCTCGGAATCGTTGAAGGCCGTGGACAAAATAAATTCGAACCGAAGGAAGATGCAACGAGAGCAGAAGCAGCAGTCATGATTTACCGTTTGTTAGATGTTTTGGAAGAACTTTAA
- a CDS encoding S-layer homology domain-containing protein: protein MKRTMLTSIVTLMLLSMFAGTAFAKSDIDGHQFESEMRQLIDSGILKGDGKGNYDPDGNITRAQFAALLVRILDLTASDNPPTFKDVKAGQWYYEEVSAAAEAGLVKGYPSNIFKPDNPITREEIAVMVERVIEMKQIPDGTIERTFLDQSQISDWATSAVQTIVSLDIMRGTTNLKGQLIFAPKNNTTRGEVAAVLVRMLNLIGESNDSSDSQKIVITTTEYGYDFNTVLSMQADNSPKVDGAGYFTASKELVAYFLNPGNFSASDPEFFQFLKLSYTDGFDAKMINNDILPESDGNPLKGTAQYFLNAAEKYNLNPIYLIVHALHETANGTSTLAKGVLVTEVDGDPVEPKIVYNFFGIGAIDPTDLTPDATIKGGAEYAYKKGWFTVEAAINGGAAFISNGYISDGQDTLYKMRWNPDNPTVHQYATHVEWATSQAIRLYNMFSTYDLIDNALLHFEVPEYLNQPTSSPLPDPEDRYVVFEVPDGLIGETKVNLKFRTYPWGTVIETLAKGTSVSILGENGGWYKISVNGKEGWVSGDSEYFTIKNSLVIQLDEGRLNVRSKPNTNATIVGKLENNDIVYGVIDENGQFIMDDTGKWYKIHFKINGTWDFAWIYSEFVK, encoded by the coding sequence ATGAAGAGAACAATGCTGACCTCAATCGTTACGTTGATGTTGTTGTCAATGTTTGCAGGCACTGCCTTTGCAAAATCTGATATTGACGGACATCAATTTGAGTCGGAAATGAGGCAGCTCATCGACAGTGGTATTTTAAAAGGGGACGGAAAAGGGAATTACGATCCGGATGGGAACATTACGCGTGCTCAATTTGCGGCTCTTCTAGTTCGGATTCTCGACTTAACCGCAAGTGATAATCCTCCCACATTTAAAGATGTAAAAGCTGGTCAATGGTATTATGAAGAAGTATCTGCAGCAGCTGAAGCCGGCTTAGTTAAAGGATACCCTTCTAACATTTTTAAACCAGACAACCCCATCACTCGAGAAGAAATTGCCGTCATGGTTGAACGAGTAATTGAAATGAAACAAATTCCAGATGGAACCATAGAACGGACTTTTCTCGATCAAAGTCAAATTTCTGATTGGGCTACATCTGCCGTCCAAACAATCGTCAGTTTGGATATCATGAGAGGAACGACAAATCTTAAAGGACAATTAATTTTTGCACCGAAAAATAATACGACCCGGGGAGAAGTGGCTGCAGTTCTTGTTCGAATGTTAAATTTGATTGGTGAATCAAATGATTCTTCTGATTCCCAGAAAATAGTCATTACTACAACCGAATACGGGTATGATTTCAACACCGTTTTATCGATGCAGGCTGACAACAGTCCGAAAGTTGACGGGGCTGGTTATTTTACTGCATCAAAAGAACTTGTCGCCTACTTTTTGAATCCTGGAAATTTTTCAGCTAGCGATCCAGAGTTTTTCCAGTTTTTAAAACTTTCTTACACTGATGGATTCGATGCAAAAATGATTAACAATGACATTTTGCCCGAATCAGATGGAAATCCATTAAAGGGAACAGCTCAATATTTTCTAAATGCTGCTGAAAAGTATAATTTAAATCCAATTTACTTAATTGTCCACGCTTTACACGAAACCGCTAATGGGACATCGACCCTCGCTAAAGGTGTTTTAGTCACGGAGGTCGATGGAGATCCAGTTGAACCAAAGATCGTATATAACTTTTTTGGTATTGGTGCCATAGACCCTACGGATCTAACACCGGATGCGACGATTAAAGGCGGTGCAGAATATGCCTATAAAAAGGGTTGGTTTACTGTAGAAGCTGCCATTAACGGTGGAGCTGCTTTTATCAGCAACGGTTACATAAGTGATGGACAAGATACTCTTTATAAAATGCGGTGGAATCCCGATAATCCAACCGTTCACCAATACGCCACCCATGTCGAGTGGGCAACAAGCCAAGCAATCCGATTATACAATATGTTTTCCACATATGATTTAATTGATAATGCGCTATTACACTTCGAAGTTCCAGAATATTTAAATCAACCGACATCTTCTCCATTACCCGATCCTGAAGACCGATACGTCGTATTTGAAGTGCCGGATGGATTAATCGGTGAAACGAAGGTGAATTTGAAATTCCGAACGTATCCATGGGGAACCGTCATTGAGACGTTAGCAAAAGGTACTTCCGTCTCAATTTTAGGTGAAAATGGCGGCTGGTATAAAATTTCCGTGAACGGGAAAGAAGGCTGGGTATCTGGAGACAGTGAATATTTTACCATTAAAAATTCATTGGTTATCCAATTGGATGAAGGTCGTTTAAATGTTCGAAGTAAACCGAATACAAACGCGACAATTGTAGGAAAATTAGAAAACAATGATATCGTCTACGGAGTCATAGACGAAAATGGTCAATTTATTATGGACGATACTGGGAAATGGTATAAAATTCATTTTAAAATAAACGGAACTTGGGATTTTGCATGGATTTATAGCGAATTTGTTAAATAA
- a CDS encoding CDP-glycerol glycerophosphotransferase family protein, translating to MYKKSPFREFLIELYLIFHKCLFFFFKNIRLTNKIVFVSSFKENNIYIYKELKREHYDGEIVFLCKKNVYNAIRKSVTDPVYKIETGRIWDEVMAAYHLMTAKKIIVDNYYGFLAVAPIKKEVECIQIWHAAGAIKKFGLTDHATKTRSKRAKHRFLQVYGKFDKVVVNSDAFAKMFEAAFHLKESQFLPIGFPRTDFFFNESKIKEKASKFHKKYSMYQKKKIILYAPTFRPNHEDNVLNLDIPLLYEKLHDEYVLFIRMHPSVTMYEHVLTGYEDFAIDFSKKASINELLVVSDILITDYSSIPFEYVLLKKPMIFYPYDLANYEQNPGIWEPYEEMVPGPIAYNTVDIIDLIEKNQFNEEIYESFNKKWNAYTTGNSSQKFVQYLLRGDNPCERSKQEDTIHHSV from the coding sequence ATGTATAAAAAATCGCCTTTTCGAGAGTTCTTAATCGAGCTATATTTAATCTTTCACAAATGTCTATTCTTTTTCTTTAAAAACATCCGCTTAACAAATAAAATTGTCTTCGTTTCCAGCTTTAAAGAAAATAATATTTATATATATAAAGAATTGAAGCGGGAACATTATGATGGAGAGATTGTTTTTTTATGTAAAAAAAATGTTTATAATGCCATTCGGAAATCTGTCACAGACCCGGTCTACAAAATTGAGACGGGGAGAATTTGGGACGAAGTAATGGCTGCGTACCATTTAATGACGGCGAAAAAAATTATCGTGGATAATTACTACGGTTTTCTTGCGGTTGCTCCGATAAAAAAAGAAGTAGAATGCATTCAAATTTGGCATGCGGCAGGGGCGATCAAAAAATTTGGTTTAACGGATCACGCCACGAAGACGAGAAGTAAAAGGGCGAAACATCGGTTTTTGCAAGTTTATGGAAAATTTGACAAGGTGGTTGTGAACTCTGATGCATTTGCCAAAATGTTCGAAGCGGCTTTCCATTTAAAAGAAAGTCAATTTCTTCCCATTGGATTCCCGCGAACGGACTTCTTTTTCAATGAATCGAAAATAAAGGAAAAAGCAAGTAAATTTCATAAAAAATATTCGATGTATCAAAAGAAAAAAATCATTTTATATGCGCCAACCTTTCGTCCGAATCATGAGGATAATGTTTTAAATTTGGACATACCATTACTTTATGAAAAACTCCACGATGAATATGTTCTTTTTATTCGAATGCATCCGTCCGTTACAATGTACGAACATGTGTTAACTGGATACGAAGATTTCGCAATTGATTTTTCAAAAAAAGCGAGCATTAATGAACTATTGGTCGTTTCTGATATACTAATTACGGATTATTCATCGATTCCCTTTGAATATGTATTGTTAAAAAAACCAATGATCTTTTATCCGTACGATTTAGCAAACTATGAACAAAATCCAGGAATTTGGGAACCGTATGAAGAAATGGTTCCCGGCCCAATAGCATATAATACAGTTGATATTATTGATTTGATTGAAAAAAATCAATTTAACGAAGAAATTTATGAATCTTTCAACAAGAAATGGAATGCATACACCACAGGAAATTCATCACAAAAATTTGTGCAATATTTGCTGAGGGGAGACAATCCATGTGAACGATCTAAACAAGAAGACACTATCCACCATTCAGTTTAA
- a CDS encoding FAD-dependent oxidoreductase produces MGKRNTFFIIIIIIVLGLSTIYFLLNKRLFQTAPTITEDLTTVQNEQPEPLGQFEEKYDVIVIGGEPEGVAAAVSAARNGAKTLLIEKREELGGLFTYGMLNFLDIPQGADGKSVSRGIFEEWHQMVGSGTSFGIPEAKAAFKLLVDQEENLTLTTETEVVKAHVNNNRVEGVTIRNRYGELEIGGETFIDATQDADFSVMTGAPYFLGGEDIGLKDKKMSVTLIIHLKNVDWEGIKETIKSEKFGYARIKDDAAWGFSKLHTAYKPVEENTRLRGLNLAKVGDEYFINALQIFGVDGLDENSKREAIEKGKRETEHILAYLKEEFPGFENAEIASFPTELYIRETRHIISEHQLPMSDVWTNRDHWDAIAYGAYPVDIQAQTPDDYGYVMANPKQYAIPFRSLIPKQIDGLLVVGRSSGYSSLAAGSARIVPTGMTTGEAAGVAAAIAVENNVTFRQMSQNQELVQLLQKKLEKQNAYQKPTDTTYPYQGEWFDESIQFLIDYGLVYGGYDNDLQVDEKTSFHSFINLLSNGFSRMRASIPEEIFSRFVEKSSGIFAEKDHPVTREDLATFLVIVLFGEEKGDSSLDHWGVLLEERIVNEQIANHISADAHLTKKEMFAITASVLSNFN; encoded by the coding sequence ATGGGAAAGCGAAATACATTTTTTATCATAATTATCATAATAGTCTTAGGTTTGTCTACAATCTACTTCCTTCTAAATAAGAGATTATTCCAAACTGCACCAACAATAACGGAAGACTTAACTACCGTACAAAATGAACAACCTGAACCTTTAGGACAATTCGAAGAAAAGTACGATGTAATTGTGATTGGTGGGGAGCCAGAGGGAGTGGCTGCGGCCGTTTCAGCAGCAAGAAACGGTGCAAAAACACTCCTTATTGAAAAGCGAGAGGAATTGGGCGGTCTTTTCACATACGGGATGTTGAACTTTCTCGATATTCCCCAAGGAGCTGACGGAAAATCGGTTAGTAGAGGGATTTTTGAAGAATGGCACCAAATGGTCGGGTCGGGTACTTCCTTTGGTATTCCTGAAGCAAAAGCAGCATTTAAACTCCTTGTCGATCAAGAGGAAAACCTCACTTTAACGACAGAAACAGAAGTCGTTAAAGCGCATGTGAATAATAATCGAGTTGAAGGAGTCACGATTCGAAATCGTTATGGGGAGCTTGAAATCGGTGGAGAAACCTTTATCGACGCGACCCAAGATGCGGATTTTTCTGTGATGACCGGCGCACCTTACTTTCTCGGTGGTGAAGATATCGGCTTGAAAGACAAAAAAATGTCCGTAACACTCATCATCCATTTAAAAAATGTCGATTGGGAAGGGATTAAAGAGACGATAAAATCGGAAAAATTCGGTTATGCACGGATAAAAGATGATGCAGCTTGGGGCTTTTCAAAACTACATACCGCTTATAAACCGGTGGAAGAAAATACGCGACTTCGTGGGTTGAATTTGGCAAAAGTCGGTGATGAATATTTTATTAACGCCCTTCAAATTTTTGGAGTAGATGGTTTAGATGAGAACTCGAAAAGAGAAGCCATTGAAAAGGGAAAACGGGAAACGGAACATATTTTGGCTTATTTAAAAGAAGAGTTTCCTGGCTTTGAAAACGCGGAAATTGCAAGTTTCCCAACCGAACTTTACATAAGAGAAACGAGACATATCATATCTGAACATCAACTTCCGATGTCCGACGTTTGGACGAATCGCGACCATTGGGATGCAATTGCCTACGGAGCCTATCCCGTCGATATTCAAGCTCAAACGCCGGATGATTATGGATATGTTATGGCAAATCCAAAACAGTATGCTATCCCTTTCCGTAGTCTAATCCCGAAACAAATCGATGGATTACTCGTCGTTGGACGTTCTTCTGGTTATTCTTCCCTCGCTGCAGGAAGCGCTCGGATCGTTCCCACGGGGATGACAACTGGAGAAGCGGCGGGTGTGGCTGCAGCTATTGCGGTGGAAAATAATGTCACATTCCGTCAAATGAGTCAAAATCAAGAGCTTGTCCAATTGCTCCAAAAAAAACTTGAAAAACAAAACGCTTATCAGAAACCCACGGACACGACTTATCCTTATCAAGGGGAATGGTTTGATGAGTCGATACAATTTTTAATCGATTACGGGCTGGTTTACGGTGGATATGATAACGATTTACAAGTTGACGAAAAGACAAGTTTTCATAGTTTTATTAATTTGTTAAGTAACGGATTTTCCCGTATGAGAGCATCCATCCCAGAAGAAATTTTTAGCAGATTCGTGGAGAAAAGTTCAGGTATTTTTGCTGAAAAAGATCATCCAGTGACGAGAGAGGATCTTGCAACGTTTTTAGTAATTGTCCTATTCGGTGAGGAAAAAGGGGATTCATCTCTAGATCATTGGGGGGTACTTCTCGAAGAAAGAATCGTGAACGAACAAATCGCAAATCATATCTCGGCAGATGCACATTTGACGAAAAAAGAAATGTTCGCTATCACAGCATCGGTATTGAGTAATTTCAACTAA
- the tagD gene encoding glycerol-3-phosphate cytidylyltransferase yields MRKVITYGTYDLLHYGHVNLLRRAKEYGDYLIVGLSTDEFNALKNKKAKYSYEHRKMILEAIRYVDEVIPEKTWEQKKDDIIKHNVDCFVMGDDWEGKFDDLKEYCEVIYLPRTIGISTTKIKKDLLSVKNV; encoded by the coding sequence ATGAGAAAAGTAATTACGTACGGAACTTATGATTTACTCCATTATGGACACGTGAACTTACTTCGGAGAGCAAAAGAATATGGCGATTATTTGATTGTCGGCCTTTCTACGGATGAATTTAATGCTTTGAAAAACAAAAAGGCAAAATATAGTTACGAACACCGGAAAATGATTTTAGAAGCGATTCGTTACGTGGACGAGGTGATTCCTGAAAAAACGTGGGAGCAAAAAAAGGACGACATTATCAAACATAACGTTGATTGTTTTGTAATGGGAGACGACTGGGAAGGGAAATTCGATGACTTAAAGGAGTATTGTGAGGTCATTTACTTGCCAAGAACTATTGGTATCTCGACAACAAAAATTAAAAAGGATTTATTATCGGTAAAAAATGTATAA